Genomic segment of uncultured Tolumonas sp.:
GGTAACAATTCACGCACCACAAACGGCACGGTGATAAACATGGTTGCCAGAATGATGCCGGGGGTATTAAAAATAACGTGCAGGTCATGGGCTTGCAGCCATTCACCAAACCAACCGCGATTACCAAACAACAACACAAACATCAAACCAGCGATGACCGGTGACACTGAAAATGGCAGATCAATCAAGGTGATCAGCGCCTGCCGGCCACGAAACCGGAAACGACCAATCGCCCAAGCGGCGGTTAAGCCAAAAATCACATTCATGGGTACTGAGCAAATCGCTGTAAACAAAGTCAGGCGTAATGCCGCCAACGCATCGGTATCCACTAAACTTTGCCAAAAAAAGGCCACACCTTTTGCCAGTGCCTGAGTGAAAACCACGGCTAAAGGCAGTAACAACAGAGCAGCAAACCAACCCGCGCCGATGAGAATAAGCAGATAACGAACCCAACGCGGTTCCGTGGTAATTGGATTCATTAGCGGGCTCCTCCCAGACGCTGCCAGCTCCATGCTTGCAACTGGTTAATCAACAGCAGTAGAACAAAAGAGATACCCAGCATCACCGTAGCAATCGCTGCCGCACCGGCATAGTCGTACTCTTCCAGATGGCTCATGATCATCAATGGTGCAATTTCTGACACCATCGGTAAGTTACCAGCGATAAAAATAACTGAACCGTATTCCCCTACCGCGCGAGCAAACGCTAAGGCAAAGCCTGTTAATGCTGCTGGCACTAAAGCGGGAAAAATGATTTTTTGGAAAGTGACCCAACGATTGGCGCCGAGACAGGCAGCAGCCTCTTCCAACTCGCGTTCATGTTCTTTCAACACTGGCTGCATGGTGCGCACCACAAATGGCAAACCAATGAAGGTCAGCGCAATCACCACACCGATCGGGTTAAACGCCAGCTTGATGCCGTAAGGCGCGAAATAGTGGCCAATCCAACCGTTACCCGCAAAAATAGCGGATAACGCAATACCGGATACCGCCGTAGGCATAGCAAACGGTAAGTCGATCAGTGAATCCATGATGCGTTTGCCAAAAAATTCATAACGCACCAAGGTCCAAGCAATAATGGAACCAAACAACGTATTCAGCAGTGCCGCAATCGCCGCCGCGCCAAAACTGAGTTTGAAGGAAGCAATGACCCGCGGATTACTAATCACTTGCCAGAACTGGCTCATATCTTGTTTAGTCACACTGTAGAGCACCAGTGCCGACAACGGCAGTAGCACCATCAGACTGAGATAGAGCAGGCTGAAACCTAAGGTGGGGGCAAACCCCGGCAGAACGGAATGAGATCGAAAACGCATGGACTACTTCCTCACAATACAGTGCATGTCACACCGTTATATGCGTATTGTTGAGATTGTTTGGCGTTAAAACAAATAAGAAAAAAAGCAATCTATATCCAGTTTTTGGATATAGATAATTAAATGAAAAATAAGGGGAAACAAAGCAAAAAAATTAAGCCGCTTTAGCCAATTGCTGACAATGCCAGCGCAACAATTCCAGCCCTTCCGGCCACTCACCATGGCCTGATTCCGCATTGATATGACGCAACGGGCCTAACAAACTTAGCGGTAAGCGCCAACGCTGACTCCACAGACAAATGCGATCCAATGACATCCAAGGGTCATTACTGCTGGCAATAATACGCCCTGAAACCGATGTCGGATGGTAAATCAGCCCTTCTTGTACCCCCAGTAACTCCGGATCGGCCGGGGCCACTAAAAATAGCGAGCTCACTTTATCGGGCAATTGCGTGGCAGCATATAAACTGGCTAAACAACCAAATGAATGCGCCACCAGCGTGAGTGGTTCTGGGCTGTTTTTCAATATTTCCAGTACTGGTGCAGCCCAGCGTTGCAGATCCGGTGTAGTCCAATCAGATTGTTCAATACGCAACCAATGCGGGTGTTGCTGATGCCACAAGGTCTGCCAATGCTGTGGACCACTGTTATACAAACCGGGAACGAGCAGAATATTGTTCATCGCTGTACTCTTAAAAACAGACAGCTCCACCGTGATGTGAAGCTGTGTTGTGACTAAAGGAATTTACTGACCTGGCTGGTACAACTGGTCAAACGTACCACCACTGGCAAAATGACGTTGCTGTGCTTTTGCCCAATCACCTTCCAATTCACGCACCGTGAATAATTTAACCGGAGAAAACTGCTGCGCGAACTCTTTGGCAATGACCGGATTACTAGGGCGATAAAAATGTTTGCCCGCAATACGCTGTGCATCATCCGAATAAAGATGTTCGACATACGCTTTGGCTACCGCTTCAGTACCGTGTTTTTTCGCGACCTGATCAACCACAGCCACCGGTGGCTCCGCCAAAATAGATTCCGACGGTGTGATCAACTCGAATTTATCTTTGCCTAATTCATTCAGCACCAGATAAGCTTCGTTTTCCCAGGCAATCAACACATCGCCAAGACCACGCTCCACAAAACTGGTCGTGGCACCACGTGCGCCAGAATCCAGCACTTTTACATTTTTAAATAATTTACTGATGTAATCACGGGCACCCTGCTCATTGCCGGTTTTATGTAATGCATAACCCCAAGCCGCCAGATAATTCCAACGCGCACCGCCTGAAGTTTTCGGATTAGGGGTTACAACTTCGACATCGGGACGGATCAGATCCGCCCAGTCTTGGATATGTTTCGGGTTATCTTTGCGCACTAGAAATACGATGGTAGAGGTAAACGGTGAAGCATGATTGGGTAATTTGCTTTCCCAATCAGGGGCAACCAGACCTTGCTGTGCGACCTTATTGATGTCTTGTGCCAATGCCAAGGTGATGACATCGGCATCCAGCCCCTCAATGACTGCACGCGCCTGTTTGCCCGAACCGCCATGCGATTGACTGACATTCACGCTATCGCCATGTTGTTGCTGCCAGAATTGTGAAAAGGATTTGTTGTAATCCTGATAGAGCTCACGAGTGGGATCGTAAGAAACATTCAGTAGTTTTACTTCGGCAGCGGATACAGTTTGCACGGTTAATGCAGCTAACAACCCGGCTACTAACAATACTGATTTTTTCATGGCGAACTCCTGTACAACACATGAGTGTAAAATGCAGGAAGTGCGCCCCGAACAGAACTAAATAGATTCGCTTTAATTATCCAAAAAAAGCATAAAGAAACCCTGTTTCTGGCTAACTACACCCACCGACGTAATTTCAGCCATAACAAAATACTACCGGCAATGGCTAACAATAACAGGCAAAAACCAATAAACCCCCATGGCGAGGTATTCCCCGGAATACCGCCGAGATTCACCCCCAGCAAACCAGTAAAAAATGATAATGGCAAAAAAACCATAGCAAACAGAGACATAATATAGGTGCGTCGGTTCATGGCTTCAGTCATTAAGGCATTAATCTCATCCGCTAACAGCGATGTCCGCGCAATACTGGCATCCAGATCTTCCAGCCAACGCCCCATACGATCGGCAATATCCTGTAAATGTCGCAGATCGTCTTTTTCCAACCAGGTAATCTTCTCATTCGCCAAACGGCTAAACACATCGCGCTGAGGCGCCAAATAACGGCGTAAGACAATCAATTGCCGGCGGATCTCAACCAACTCGCGCCGGGAGTTAATTTTCTGTTCCAGTATTTCATCTTCTAACCGGACAATTTTATCCATGACTTCATCGATGAAATCCCCGGCCTGTTCCGCCAGATTTTCACACACATCCACCAACCAATCCGTTGTAGAACGCGGCCCCAAGCCCTGCCGTAAATTACGTACCACCTGCTCAACGGCATATACGCGACGATGGCGGGTCGAGACAATTAACTTATCGGTAATAAAAAAACGGATCGCCACCATCTGGTCCGGTCGCTGCCCTTCGTTATGGTTAATACCCCTTAATGTCAGTAACAACCCACCATTCACTTTGACCAATTTAGGCCGGTTACTTTCACCCAGCAGAGATTCACGCACAACATCAGGTAACAATGGCGAATGACGTAACCACTCTTTTGCACTTTCCGCCGAATAATCCAGATGTAACCAGCAACGTTCTGTTGGTACTGAACCACCGGCGGATAACTTATGGTACCGCCCGTTGGCATCTAGCTGTAACGCCAGCACCGGTTCTGCCGGAACCAATGCTTTCGGCTGATGCTGTGATTTAGGGCTGACATGAAAGGGTAATTGATCTGACATACTTCACCTTATTGTCAGGAAGCTGTTTTTTCGCAGAGATGATGCCACGGACAATCAACCAAATGATCGTTGACCATGCCCACCGCCTGCATAAATGCATAACAAATCGTTGGACCGACAAATTTAAAACCGGCTTTTTTCAGCGCCTTCGACATTGCTTCTGCTTGTGGCGTCGTCACGGGTATCTCTTTAGCATGCTGCCAATGATTGATCACTGGTTTTCCATCCACGAATTGCCATAACCAATCCGAAAACACGACACCTTGCTGCTGTAAGGCCAGATAACAGCGGGCATTCTGCCTAATGGCACTAATTTTAAGCCGATTGCGAATAATCGATTGATCGTTCATCAATAATTCTAGCTGTTGCTCATCAAATTCAGCCAGTTGCACCGGATCAAAATCAGCAAAAGCGGCATAGTATGCAGGTATCCGTTTCAGAATAGTTAACCACGATAACCCCGCTTGTTGCCCTTCCAAGCAAAGCATAGCGAACAACTTCCGATCATCATATTCCGGGCGACCCCACTGCTGGTCGTGATAAGCAATATAGTCTGGATCAGACATGATCCAGGCACAATGTCGTTCCATACGCACACCTCGGTACAATTTGCCTATATTCCCGCCGGTTACAGGGTTATACTTCCTGAGTTTATCCGCGCAGTATTCACTGACTAATCAAGCGTATTATCTATCATGCAGAAATTTGATATTAAAACATTTCAGGGACTCATTTTATCCCTGCAAGATTACTGGGCCCGCCAGGGTTGTGTGATTTCACAACCGCTCGATATGGAAGTGGGCGCAGGTACTTCACATCCAATGACCTTTTTACGGGCTATTGGTCCGGAGCCGATGAACTGTGCTTACGTGCAGCCGTCGCGTCGTCCGACCGATGGCCGTTACGGGGAAAACCCGAACCGTCTGCAACATTATTACCAGTTTCAGGTCATTCTGAAGCCATCACCGGACAATATTCAGGAATTATATCTGGGTTCGTTACGTGAGCTGGGCTTTGACCCGTTGGTCCATGATATTCGTTTTGTTGAAGACAACTGGGAAAACCCAACCCTGGGTGCCTGGGGTCTGGGCTGGGAAATCTGGCTAAACGGCATGGAAGTCACTCAGTTCACCTACTTCCAGCAAGTCGGTGGTTTAGAGTGCTCACCAGTCACTGGCGAAATCACTTACGGTCTGGAACGTCTGGCGATGTATATCCAAGGCGTGGATAGTCTGTACGATCTGGTTTGGGCTGATGGCCCACTGGGTAAAGTGACTTATCGTGACGTGTTCCACCAAAATGAAGTGGAACAATCCACTTACAACTTTGAACACGCTGACGTGCCATTCCTGTTCCAGTTGTTCGATCAATGTGAAAAAGAATGTCAGCATTTGCTGAATCTGGAACTGCCGCTGCCACTGCCTGCTTATGAGCGTATTTTGAAAGCGGCACATGCCTTTAACCTGCTGGATGCCCGTCACGCGATTTCCGTGACCGAGCGTCAACGCTACATTCTGCGTATCCGGGCACTTTCCAAAGCGGTAGCGGAAGCCTACTACGCCGCGCGCGAACGTCTCGGTTTCCCGATGTGCAAAGCAACTCAAGCGTAAAGGTATAAGCAAATGGCAACTGAAAACTTTTTAATTGAACTGGGCACGGAAGAGCTGCCACCGAAAGCGCTGCGAAAACTCGCACAAGCCTTTGCTGACAACTTTACTGCGGAACTGGATAAAGCCGGTCTGACCCATCAGGGCGTGCAATGGTTTGCAGCACCGCGCCGTCTGGCACTGAAAGTAACTTCACTGGCTGACAAGCAAGCGGACAAACAGGTTGAGAAACGCGGTCCGGCTGTCTCTGCTGCATTTGATGCGTCAGGCACACCAACACCTGCCGCATCCGGTTGGGCAAAATCGAACGGCATTGAAGTCGCACAAGCCGAACGTCTGGCCACCGACAAGGGTGAATGGCTGGTCTATCGTGCCAATGTCGCCGGTCAAGCGACCACTGAACTGCTGGGCATTATGGTGGCGACCGCGTTAGCGGGTTTACCAATTCCAAAACCAATGCGTTGGGGTGCAAAACGCACGCAATTTATCCGCCCGGTACATACCCTGTGTATGCTGTTTGGCGGTGAATTAGTAGCTGGTGAAGTGCTAGGCCTGCAATCTGCACGCACCATCCGTGGCCATCGCTTCATGGGTGAAGCGGAATTTGAAATCAGCCATGCCGATCAATACCCTGCTTTGCTGCTGGAAAAAGGCAAAGTGCAAGCTGACTACGAAGCGCGTAAGGCGTTCATCAAAGCTGGCGCTGAAGCGGCGGCGAAACAGTTAGGCGGTGTTGCGGATCTGGAAGATTCACTGCTGGAAGAAGTCACCTCGCTGGTAGAATGGCCAGTGATCCTGACTGCGAAATTTGAAGAAAAATTCCTGGCTGTTCCGGCAGAAGCGCTGGTTTACACCATGAAAGGCGACCAGAAATATTTCCCTGTGTATGACGCTACTGGCAAATTGCTGCCAAACTTCATCTTCGTCAGCAACATCGAATCAAAAGACCCAACTCAGATCATTCAGGGTAACGAACGTGTTGTGCGCCCTCGTCTGTCAGATGCAGAGTTCTTCTTTAACACCGATAAAAAACATACCTTGGCTTCCCGTTTGGAAAGTCTGGATACCGTGTTGTTCCAGCAACAACTGGGTACACTGAAAGACAAATCTGTACGTATCGCAGAACTGTCGGCCTTCATCGCCGCACAGATTAGTGCTGACGTGGAACATGCCACGCGTGCTGGTTTGCTGTCGAAGTGTGACCTGATGACCAACATGGTGATGGAGTTTACCGACACGCAAGGCGTGATGGGTATGCACTACGCACGTCACGATCATGAAGCCGAAGATGTCGCTGTAGCACTGAACGAGCAGTACATGCCACGTTTTGCCGGTGATAACCTGCCAAATGGTCTGGTTGCTTGTGCGGTAGCCATCGCAGACAAACTGGACAGCCTCGCCGGTATCTTTGGCATTGGTCAGGCGCCGAAAGGTGATAAAGACCCGTTTGCACTGCGTCGTGCCGCGATTGGTACACTGCGTATCATCGTTGAAAAACAGCTGGATCTGGATCTGGTCACTATCGTTGATAAAGCAGTTGAGCTGTACGGTAGCAAACTGACCAACAAGAAAGTCACCGACGAAGTGATCGATTTCCTGCTGGCGCGTTTCCGTGCCTCTTATCAGGAAGCCGGCATTGCGGTTGACGTCATTCAGGCTGTACTGGCACGTCGTCCGACCCGCCCTGCCGATTTTGATGCGCGCGTTAAAGCAGTCAGCCATTTCCGCACACTGGATGCAGCACAAGCACTTGCTGCAGCGAACAAACGTGTGAGCAACATTCTGGCGAAGTTTGATGGCAAGCTGAAAGACAGCGTTGACTCAGCGTTGTTACAAGATGCCGCTGAACAGCAGTTAGCCGAGCAAGTGGCCAGCATGGAAACTAAACTGGCACCGTTGTTTGCTGCTGGTGAATATCAGCAAGCGTTAACAGAATTGGCGGTGCTGCGTGAAGCTGTTGACACCTTCTTTGATAAAGTGATGGTGATGGCCGATGATGAAGCGCTGAAGCTGAATCGTCTGACGCTGCTGGCGCGTCTGCAAGCCCTGTTCCTGCAAGCGGCGGATATCTCGCTATTGCAGCAATAACCGGTTCGCTGCGAAATGATTAAAGGCCCGGTTTTCCGGGCCTTACTTTTTATCCCCATTCTTGTTTCACGTGAAACAAACGGGTCAGTATTGAGAATATGGATATGCAATTTTCACAATTCGGCGAGAAATTCACGCGGTTGGCTGGTATCAGTCAACTAATGGACGATCTGAATCAGGGTCTGAAAAACCCGGAAGCTATCATGCTGGGCGGTGGTAACCCTGCCGCGATTCCTGAGATGGTCGAGCTATTTCGACAAGCGACCGCTCATCAACTGGAAAATGGCACGCTGCTTAAAGCCATGCTGAACTATGATGGTCCGCAAGGTCATGATGGTTTTCGCCACGCCCTCGCTGAATTGTTTTGCAAGGAATATGGCTGGGCTATCACCCCTGACCATATCGCACTGACCAACGGTAGTCAGAGCGCCTTCTTTTATCTGTTCAACTTGCTGGCGGGTGAATACGCGACAGGTCAGCAGAAAAAAGTACTATTCCCGCTAGCACCGGAATATATCGGTTATGCCGATGGCGGGCTGAGCGAAGATCAATTTGTCGCCTGCAAACCCCACATTGATTATCTGGATAACGGCCTGTTTAAATACCGCGTTGATTTTGATGCCTTGGAAGTGGGTGATGATATTGGTTTGATCTGTGTGTCGCGCCCAACCAATCCAACCGGTAATGTATTAACCGACGACGAAATAGCACGACTGGATGAGATCGCCCGCGCGAAAGGCATTCCACTGCTGATCGACAATGCCTATGGCACCCCCTTTCCACATATCATCTTCAGCGAAGTGACTCCTTTCTGGAATGACAATACGATCCTGTGTATGAGTTTATCTAAACTCGGTTTACCGGGTTTGCGCTGCGGTATTGTGATCGCCGATCCAAAAATCATTCAGGCAATGGGTAACATCTCCGGCATTATCAATTTAGCCCCCAGCGGTGTCGGCCCAGCCTTGGTGCAGCACTGGATAGAATCTGGCGATATTCTGCGTTACAGCGCAGATATTATTGCGCCCTATTACCAGCACAAAGCACAGCAAGCAGTTGAGTGGTTACAGCAGGCTATTCCAGCACCAAAATTGCGGATCCATAAACCGGAAGGTGCACTGTTTTTATGGTTATGGTTTGACGGGCTACCCATTTCTTGCCAGCAACTCTATGAAAAACTAAAACAACGCGGTTTAATTATCGTCCCCGGTCATTATTTTTTCCCCGGGTTACCGGATAAAAAATGGCAGCATCAGTATGAATGTATTCGCCTGAATTACGCGCAACCAGAAGAAAAAGTAAAACAAGGGATCGCGATACTGCAACAGGTCATCAACGAACTATAACTAACGCTCACTTTGCACAGGATTGAAAGCCATGACAGGTATGATCAACTCTCTCCCATTGGATGAGTTTCACCGCATACTGGATATCCTGCAAACCATTGATGTCGGGTTAGTCGTATTAGACCACAACTATCAGATCACGCTGTGGAACGGTTTTATGGAAAACCACAGCGGTTACAACCTTAGCCAACTGGCAGAACATAATGTTTTTCACTATTTTCCTGAATTAGCCGAAGAATGGTTACGTCAGAAAGTAGAAGCAGTATTCACGCTACGTTGTGCCAGTTTTATCTCTTGGGAGTTAAGGCCCTATCTGTTTAACTTCCCTGCCAGCCGCCCCTTTACCGGCATGAGTGATATCATGTATCAGAATGTCACCATCATGCCGTTAGTCTCACGCCATGGTGATATCAGCCACGTTTGTCTCATCATCTATGATGTCACCGATGCTGCGACCAGCAAACAAGCCTTACAAGAAGCCAATCAGCAACTGACTACCCTCTCGATTACCGATCGTTTAACCGGTTTGTATAACCGCGGTTATTGGGAAGAATGTCTGCGCAATGAATTTAATCGTTATCACCGCACAGGCAAAGTCAGCACCCTGATGATGCTGGATATAGATTTCTTCAAGAAAGTGAATGATACCTACGGGCACCTTGCCGGCGATGAAGTCTTACGCCGCGCCTCAACACTCTTACGCCAAATAGTCCGTTGCTCTGATATGCCAGGACGGTATGGCGGCGAGGAATTTGGGGTATTACTCACCGACATCAATGAATCCATCGCCCTGCATGTGGCTGAACGGTTACGGCGTAGTATGGAAAAAGAGATTGTTACTTTTGATGGGCAACAGATCCGCTTCACTATCAGTATTGGTTTGGCCGAGGTAACTCATGAACAACCATCCGCTTTGCACTGGTTACAAAAAGCAGATGCCGCACTGTATCACTCAAAACACTCTGGGCGTAATCGGGTAACAGCCTCGAGAGAGCTATCGCCAGCATAAGCGGCTGTCTACATCATTCGTTTTGCTGGGTCAGAATATCTTCCAGCAATAACTCAATCATCGCCTCTTCACTGATTGGCTTGGATAATAGATACCCTTGCGCTAAATGACACTGTTTTTGCTGTAACAATTTAAGTTGTTCTATTGTTTCGACCCCTTCAGCAATCACGCGGAGTGAAAATGCATCGGCCAATTGCAGGATAGAATCGACCAATTTCGGGTTACTTTCTAATTGCATAATGTAAGAACGATCGATCTTTAAAGCATCTAATGGCAAATTGCTCAGATGACTGAGAGAGGTATAACCTGTACCAAAATCATCCAGCTCAATTTCAACGCCAATCTCTTTAAGTGTTTTCACCATCATCTTAGCCACGTCATCCAGCTCGACCACCGCCGTTTCGGTGATCTCAATGCCAAAGCGCTGTGGTGGAATATCGTAACGTCGTAACATGCTCCCCACCTGTTCCGGATATAACGGATTAGATAACTCGGTACCAGAAGCATTTACTGCCAAACGAAAATCCGGAATACCTTTTGCCATCAGTTTGCCAAGACAAATACAGGCCTGCTCCAACACCCACAGGTCGATATCCAGAATTTGCCCGGACCGCTCGGCAATCGGGATAAACCGATCTGGTGGTACCATACCGTAAGAGGGATGCCGCCAACGGATCAACACCTCTGCGCTAACAATATGCCCGGTTTGTAAATCATATTGCGGTTGATACACCACAAAACATTGCTGGTTGATGATGGCTTGCCGGAGCTCCGATTCCAGCCATTTATCCTCGCGGATCAGTAAGACCATCTCATTCGTTAATTGTTGCCAGTAATTCCCTTGATAACGACACGCTTGCCGACGCGCCTTACTCGCACCTTCCATCAACTCTTCAACATTATTGGCCACATCCGGAAACAGAATAATACCGGCACTGAAGCGTAATTTTATCGTGTAACTACCCAGCATAATGGGTTGACTCAACCGAGCTGCGAGCTGTTCGCAAAGAGTTTCTGCATCAGGAAAAGCACTGTTATCCACACTGGGAATAGTAAAGGTAAATTCATCCGACCCAGTTCGCGCCAGACAAATCGCGGAGGGATGAGCCCGGCGATGTTCACGTAACAATTGCAATAACATTTGGCTGATAAACTGCAACGCGCGGTCACCAATTTTGGCGCCAAAGGTGTTGTTGATAGAGGTCAGATTATGCAGTTTTAGCTGTGTCAGATAAAAATGAGGCTGTGGTTGTTTATCCGAGCGTTCAACCATGTTCTGTAAACAACGAATAAACGCAGCCCGATTACCAATACCTGTTAGCGTATCAATAAAAGCCACCCGCTCTAATTCACGCTTGGAAACCTCTAACTGACTCAGCATGCCAGAAAAATGATTATGCAGTTCGGCCATTTCATCGTCTTCTTGTAGCAATGAAATATCGTTAACCTCATGCATCGCCACTTTCTGCATTAAATTGCGTAATTGGCTAACTGGATTCAAGATCTGGCGTTTCAATACAATATGCAGCAACGCCAATAGAATAAAACTACTGATGATCAACCAAATTACCGTAGATATCCGCAGTTCAGATGCCTCAGCCGTCATCAGTTGTTCTGGAATCAGCGCTTGCAGGATAAGCCCGTCCGAAAGCGGTAAGCGGCGAATAAGGTAGTCACCATCAGGTAATGAAACAACATCCTGTTGTCGATTACTGTTACGCCAACCCAATGGCGCTTCACCCGCAATAAAAGCCCCGGATTGATCCAGTAATAGCAAATGAATACCTTGTTGTGCCTGCTGTTTCAAAAACATCTCGCCAAATTTGCGTAACGAATAAGTCAGGATCAAGTTATAGCTTTGCACTGGCAGGTCATCGCGAGAGATTTCCGGCCCAGAGCGAATAAACCGCAGCCCCTGTTTATAAACAAACTCATCAAGTTCCGGCGAATACATTAAATAATTAAGCTGATCAGCGGCTGCGGATTGCGTAGCCCAATACTGCATAAACTTCAGGTTGCTGGGAGCAATATCATGGAAAGGATCAACACCATCACCAACCCGTAGCAGCTCTTTAGGAGTGGTATCCAGTAATGAAATTTGCAGGAAGCCCTTATTTCCAACCAAGAGTTGGTGAAACATTCGCTGTACGCGGGTGCCCAGATATACTTTTTGTGTGCCAACCGCGTGTGTAGCCAAATACGCGGTCAATGCTTCTGCATTGGGTAATTGAGCTAACTCCACCATATTACGGCGTAATTCACTACTCAATTGCTCCTTAATAGTGGTAGCCAGGCTGGTTAACTGCAGCTCCATATTGCGGTTAGCCATATCACCCAACTTCACCATACTTTGCAAGCCAAGCGCCATCAGCGGTAGGATCACAACCGGTAACAATGTTAGTAATAACTTACGCCGTAGACCTTTCATTTCAGCACCGCAAAATAAATCGCACTACGTAACGAATCACCACTCACATCGGCGTCATAAAATTCTGAACGCTGTAACTGTGGGTTTGGTGGGTAACTCACTGCATTGTTTACTATTGAGGTCGGTAAATATGTTTTTTGTAATGCTGGGGTAAACCCCATTGCTTTGCCATTGATCACAGCAATATCCGGGCGAGTCAAAAACGCTAGAAACTGTTCTGCTTCCTGTTGGTGCTGGCTGGTTTTCAAAATAGCCATACAATCCAACCACAGTGGAGATCCCTCTTCCGGTACAACATAAACCCAGTCTTTGTACGGAGAGTTTTGCTGCAATACATAAAAATCACCGCTGTACACCATAGCCGCCGCAATTTTTTTACCAACATTTCCATCAGCAGCGGCAGCAAACGAAAGCTGATAAGCCGCGACAAAAGAACGCTGTTTCTGCAGTAAATTATAGGCTGCCTGTAATTCTGTTTTACTATGAGTATTGATCGAATAACCGGCCGCTTTTAATGCTACCGAGATCAAATCAAATGTGTCATCGACCATAACAATCCGACCCGATAAACCAGGTTCAGGTTCGAATAACTGCTGCCAACGCGTAATAGGTTTAGTCACCTGACTTTGGCGATATGCGATACCTATCGAGCCCCACATATAAGGCACCGACAGCTTGCCGCAATTTTCAGTAAAGGTCGGATCAATCGCTGTATTTTGTTTAGTGATGACCTCTGGCATTGGAATATATAAATCTTTCCAAACGGGATCTTTCAACGACAAACTATCGATAGAAACAATATCAAACTCAGGCGGATAACCACCGGATAACAGACGATTGCGAGCTTCATCACTGTCGTAATTGACCTCCTTGATATGAATACCCGTTTCTTGCTCAAACCGATTTTTTACCTCTGGCGCAAGATAATATTCCCAAGTGTAAACCACCAACTCGGTGGCTAGATTGTATCCTGACAATAGTAACAACAGCGTACCAATCCAATAACGCATCGTCAGTCCTTATACTTAATACCTATTTTTATCCTTGTGCCCGGTGTCAACAGAGGACACCTTATTAACTATAGACCATCCTTATCAGACGTTATTTTTCTGTTAAATTTATGCATAAAAAAACCCCGCACAACCTTAGCTGTCCGGGGTTTATCAGGATGACAATGCTCGATATTAGATATCGAGATTGGCAACCTTCAGTGCATTACTTTCAATGAACGCACGGC
This window contains:
- the cysW gene encoding sulfate ABC transporter permease subunit CysW, producing the protein MNPITTEPRWVRYLLILIGAGWFAALLLLPLAVVFTQALAKGVAFFWQSLVDTDALAALRLTLFTAICSVPMNVIFGLTAAWAIGRFRFRGRQALITLIDLPFSVSPVIAGLMFVLLFGNRGWFGEWLQAHDLHVIFNTPGIILATMFITVPFVVRELLPQMEARGAEEEEAAQVLGANGWQTFWRVTLPGIRWSLLYGVILCTARAVGEFGAVSVVSGHIRGQTNTLPLHIEILYNEYQTNAAFAVASLLALFGLFTLLADTLLSRLRHR
- the cysT gene encoding sulfate ABC transporter permease subunit CysT; amino-acid sequence: MRFRSHSVLPGFAPTLGFSLLYLSLMVLLPLSALVLYSVTKQDMSQFWQVISNPRVIASFKLSFGAAAIAALLNTLFGSIIAWTLVRYEFFGKRIMDSLIDLPFAMPTAVSGIALSAIFAGNGWIGHYFAPYGIKLAFNPIGVVIALTFIGLPFVVRTMQPVLKEHERELEEAAACLGANRWVTFQKIIFPALVPAALTGFALAFARAVGEYGSVIFIAGNLPMVSEIAPLMIMSHLEEYDYAGAAAIATVMLGISFVLLLLINQLQAWSWQRLGGAR
- a CDS encoding alpha/beta fold hydrolase, translated to MNNILLVPGLYNSGPQHWQTLWHQQHPHWLRIEQSDWTTPDLQRWAAPVLEILKNSPEPLTLVAHSFGCLASLYAATQLPDKVSSLFLVAPADPELLGVQEGLIYHPTSVSGRIIASSNDPWMSLDRICLWSQRWRLPLSLLGPLRHINAESGHGEWPEGLELLRWHCQQLAKAA
- a CDS encoding sulfate ABC transporter substrate-binding protein, with product MKKSVLLVAGLLAALTVQTVSAAEVKLLNVSYDPTRELYQDYNKSFSQFWQQQHGDSVNVSQSHGGSGKQARAVIEGLDADVITLALAQDINKVAQQGLVAPDWESKLPNHASPFTSTIVFLVRKDNPKHIQDWADLIRPDVEVVTPNPKTSGGARWNYLAAWGYALHKTGNEQGARDYISKLFKNVKVLDSGARGATTSFVERGLGDVLIAWENEAYLVLNELGKDKFELITPSESILAEPPVAVVDQVAKKHGTEAVAKAYVEHLYSDDAQRIAGKHFYRPSNPVIAKEFAQQFSPVKLFTVRELEGDWAKAQQRHFASGGTFDQLYQPGQ
- the zntB gene encoding zinc transporter ZntB, which encodes MSDQLPFHVSPKSQHQPKALVPAEPVLALQLDANGRYHKLSAGGSVPTERCWLHLDYSAESAKEWLRHSPLLPDVVRESLLGESNRPKLVKVNGGLLLTLRGINHNEGQRPDQMVAIRFFITDKLIVSTRHRRVYAVEQVVRNLRQGLGPRSTTDWLVDVCENLAEQAGDFIDEVMDKIVRLEDEILEQKINSRRELVEIRRQLIVLRRYLAPQRDVFSRLANEKITWLEKDDLRHLQDIADRMGRWLEDLDASIARTSLLADEINALMTEAMNRRTYIMSLFAMVFLPLSFFTGLLGVNLGGIPGNTSPWGFIGFCLLLLAIAGSILLWLKLRRWV
- a CDS encoding DNA-3-methyladenine glycosylase I — its product is MERHCAWIMSDPDYIAYHDQQWGRPEYDDRKLFAMLCLEGQQAGLSWLTILKRIPAYYAAFADFDPVQLAEFDEQQLELLMNDQSIIRNRLKISAIRQNARCYLALQQQGVVFSDWLWQFVDGKPVINHWQHAKEIPVTTPQAEAMSKALKKAGFKFVGPTICYAFMQAVGMVNDHLVDCPWHHLCEKTAS